The window CGTTTCCTCCACGCCCAGCCGTACGGCGGCGCCCCGGATCCGCTGTTCCACCGGGACGCCGGCTTCTACGTGTTCCGCTTGCCGTTCTGGCTGCTGGTCTATCACAGCCTGAGCTCGCTCTTCTTTTTCAACGCGGTGCTGGCGGGCGGCCTGTACTTCGTCGGCGGCTTCGTCCAGTACTTCGCCGGCCGCGTCCAGCTCCACCCCCGGGCGCGGGCGCATCTCGCCGGGCTGGTCGCGGCGTTCTTCCTCCTGAAGGCGTGGGGATATGCGTTGGCAGCGGACCAGCTCGTCTACTCGACGCGCGGTGCCACCTTCGGCGCGGGATACACCGATGTCCACGCCGTCCTCCCCGCATTGCGGGTGCTTACGGCCATCTCGCTCGTCGTGGCGGGCATCGCCGCCGTCAACGCGTTCCGCCCGGCGTTGCGGGCCATGGCCTACGGAGTCCTCGCGCTGGGCGCCGCGTCCGTCCTCCTCGGCACGGCGTGGCCGGCGTTGCTGCAGGAGTTCGTCGTCCGCCCGAACGAGATCGCGCGCGAGACGCCGTACATCCGTTACGACATCACCTTCACCCGGCGCGCCTACGGGCTCGATGCGATCCGGCAAAGCCCGTTCCCAGCCGTGGAGGATCTCACGGCGGAGGACGTCTCCATGCGGAACCCGACGATCGCCAACATCCGCCTGTGGGACTGGCGGGTTCTCGGACAGGCGTATCAGCAGCTACAGGGCCTGCGATCCTACTATGAGTTCGACGAGATGGATGTCGACCGTTACACCATCGACGGCCAGCTCAAGCAGGTGCTGCTGGCCGCGAGGGAGATCAACTACGACCGGCTCCCCGGCCAGACGTGGATCAACCGCCACATCAAGTACACGCACGGGTACGGCGTGGCGGCCAGCCCCGCGGCGGACGTCGCGGCGGACGGCTTCCCGCGCTTCTGGGTGCAGGACGTGCCGCCGGAGGCGCAGGTGCCGGAATTGCGCGTCGAACGGCCGGAGATTTACTACGGCGAGCTGACCAAGGACTACGTGATCGTCGGGACAAGGGAGACCGAGTTCGATTACCCGAAGGGCGAGACCAACGCCTACACTCGATACCGCGGGACGGGCGGGGTGCCGATCGGGCCGATCCTGAACCGCCTGGCGTTCTCTTTGGACGTGCAGAGCTACAACGTGCTCTTCAGCACGGCCCTGACCAAGGACAGCCGGGCCCTCATCTACCGTGACATCGCCAGCCGGGTCGAGCGCATCGCGCCGTATCTCCTGTATGACAAGGATCCGTACATCGTCATCTCGAACGGCCGGCTGGTCTGGATCCAGGACGCCTACACGGTGACGCGCGCCTTCCCGTACGCGGAGCCCGCGGCGGACGGCTTCAACTACATCCGGAACTCCGTCAAGGTGACCGTCGACGCGTACAACGGCGACGTGCGCTTCTACGTGGCGGATCCGTCGGACCCGTTGATCCGCGCCTACGCGGCCATGTTCCCTGGCCTCTTCCGGCCCTTGTCCGACATGCCGGCGGATCTGCGCGCCCACCTGCGCTACCCGGAGTACCTGTTCGACGTGCAGGGGCAGATGTACGCGAAGTACCACATGACCGATCCCCAAGTGTTCTACAACCGCGAGGACCTGTGGCAGGTCGCCAAGGAGATCGTCGGCCAGGCGGCGCAGGACGTCGAGCCGTATTACGCGATCCTTGAGCTGCCGGGCGAGTCGCGGCCGGAGTTCATCCTGTTGCGGCCGTACACGCCGCGAGACCGCACGAACATGGTGGCCTGGCTCGGGGCGAGGTCCGACCCGGACCACTACGGCCAGCTGATCGCGTTCCTCTTCCCGAAGGACAAGAACGTCCTGGGGCCGCAGCAGGTGGAGTCGACGATCAGCTCCACGCCGGAGATCTCCCAGTCCCTGACGCTGTGGAACCAGCAGGGGTCTCAGGCGTCGCGCGGAAACCT of the Clostridia bacterium genome contains:
- a CDS encoding UPF0182 family protein, which produces RFLHAQPYGGAPDPLFHRDAGFYVFRLPFWLLVYHSLSSLFFFNAVLAGGLYFVGGFVQYFAGRVQLHPRARAHLAGLVAAFFLLKAWGYALAADQLVYSTRGATFGAGYTDVHAVLPALRVLTAISLVVAGIAAVNAFRPALRAMAYGVLALGAASVLLGTAWPALLQEFVVRPNEIARETPYIRYDITFTRRAYGLDAIRQSPFPAVEDLTAEDVSMRNPTIANIRLWDWRVLGQAYQQLQGLRSYYEFDEMDVDRYTIDGQLKQVLLAAREINYDRLPGQTWINRHIKYTHGYGVAASPAADVAADGFPRFWVQDVPPEAQVPELRVERPEIYYGELTKDYVIVGTRETEFDYPKGETNAYTRYRGTGGVPIGPILNRLAFSLDVQSYNVLFSTALTKDSRALIYRDIASRVERIAPYLLYDKDPYIVISNGRLVWIQDAYTVTRAFPYAEPAADGFNYIRNSVKVTVDAYNGDVRFYVADPSDPLIRAYAAMFPGLFRPLSDMPADLRAHLRYPEYLFDVQGQMYAKYHMTDPQVFYNREDLWQVAKEIVGQAAQDVEPYYAILELPGESRPEFILLRPYTPRDRTNMVAWLGARSDPDHYGQLIAFLFPKDKNVLGPQQVESTISSTPEISQSLTLWNQQGSQASRGNLLVIPIRDSLLYVEPLYLQGSNSPLPRLQRVIVAYDNQVAMAPTLEQALASIFGEGVAPSQPGPEGPPAGPAPGQSRVQELAARAAQLYQEAQDALRAGDFATYGQRIQALGEVLQELQAVAGGAGATAPGARTPGGTPPGPPSTP